One part of the Acetoanaerobium sticklandii genome encodes these proteins:
- a CDS encoding GTP pyrophosphokinase has protein sequence MVECNNYKQLEEIENLQKTLTKYMMYYKFGMEEINTKISILQQEFQYVHSYNPIEHVKSRLKTPQSIINKVHRRGYEFTIDSIRKNVLDIAGIRIICSFTSDIYSVSKMLVNQRDIEVVEYKDYIKNPKPNGYQSLHMILKIPVFMSDRVEEAFVEVQIRTIAMEFWASLEHKIYYKYDKEIPENLKNDLKDAADQISQLDYKMEQIHMHMQKLKFENDSKDQSSEITEDDEFQKLTNKYISMLFSNSIDS, from the coding sequence GAAGAAATAGAAAATCTCCAAAAAACTCTAACTAAATATATGATGTACTATAAATTTGGAATGGAGGAAATAAATACTAAAATCAGTATACTCCAGCAGGAATTTCAATATGTTCATTCATACAACCCAATAGAGCATGTAAAATCTAGGCTGAAAACTCCTCAAAGCATCATAAACAAGGTGCATAGAAGAGGATATGAATTCACTATAGATTCAATTCGAAAAAATGTGCTAGATATAGCTGGAATTAGAATCATCTGCTCATTTACATCAGATATTTACAGTGTATCAAAAATGCTAGTAAACCAAAGAGATATAGAGGTAGTGGAATACAAGGACTATATAAAAAATCCAAAGCCAAATGGCTACCAAAGTCTTCATATGATACTAAAAATACCTGTTTTTATGTCAGATAGAGTTGAGGAAGCCTTTGTAGAAGTACAAATTCGAACTATAGCTATGGAATTTTGGGCTAGTTTAGAGCATAAAATATACTACAAATACGATAAAGAGATACCAGAGAACTTAAAAAATGATTTAAAGGATGCAGCAGATCAGATTTCTCAGCTGGATTATAAAATGGAGCAAATCCATATGCATATGCAAAAACTTAAATTTGAAAATGACAGCAAAGACCAAAGTTCTGAAATCACTGAAGATGATGAATTCCAAAAATTGACGAATAAATATATCAGTATGCTATTTAGCAATTCTATAGATAGTTAG
- the deoD gene encoding purine-nucleoside phosphorylase, with translation MIPTPHIEAKSKEEIAKTVLMPGDPLRAKFIADTFLEDVVQFNGVRNVLGYTGTYKGRKISVMASGMGMPSIGIYSYELYKFYEVENIIRIGSCGGYTADVNLYDVILAKDAWSESSYAKVQGGYTKDVIEGSKELNDKLITYADELGIPMHVERIHSSDVFYRETSDEYKEIYSKHGCVAVEMEAFALFHNAKVLGKNAACLLTVSDNLATHEATTSEERQNAFTNMMKIALELAE, from the coding sequence ATGATACCAACACCACATATTGAAGCTAAAAGCAAAGAGGAAATAGCGAAAACCGTTCTTATGCCAGGAGACCCTTTAAGAGCGAAATTTATTGCAGATACATTTTTAGAAGATGTAGTTCAGTTCAATGGAGTAAGAAATGTTCTAGGATATACTGGAACTTACAAAGGAAGAAAAATATCAGTAATGGCAAGTGGAATGGGTATGCCTAGCATAGGAATCTATTCGTATGAGCTATATAAATTTTATGAGGTTGAAAATATAATCAGAATAGGCTCTTGCGGAGGATATACAGCAGATGTAAATCTATATGATGTTATCCTAGCAAAAGATGCATGGAGTGAGTCAAGCTATGCAAAGGTTCAAGGCGGATACACAAAGGATGTAATAGAAGGAAGCAAGGAACTTAACGATAAGCTAATAACCTATGCTGATGAACTTGGAATTCCTATGCACGTAGAAAGAATACATTCATCTGATGTTTTCTATAGAGAAACTTCTGATGAATATAAAGAAATCTATTCAAAGCATGGATGCGTGGCTGTAGAGATGGAGGCTTTTGCACTTTTCCATAATGCAAAGGTTCTTGGAAAAAATGCAGCTTGCCTTCTTACAGTGTCTGATAACCTAGCAACTCATGAAGCTACAACATCTGAGGAAAGACAAAATGCATTTACCAACATGATGAAAATAGCGCTGGAACTTGCTGAGTAA
- a CDS encoding GIY-YIG nuclease family protein — MMKDKNDGVVYIGKSKNLKARVKSYFTKGEKSEKIIRMVHNLKDVDWIITDTHMEAQILECALIKKLKPIYNVQFKNHQNYFYLNVGTDSRKKPLLIYSEKQPFDSYGPYRGRSFVNQLLKQLENIYPITKASDSYIFGYSVFPIKMNDTEFLENRVSLIEILGNEKANSNFISVARQKMIEASKNHRFETAKEFRDIISGLEYIYNNNLKSNYRAMKKAVVVGEEIDRGIKLFYIVSGLIILKRTYEDLTDEDIIKFKAEGKALAKIRASFTDEKRSLDFRKIVSLELQDLASKGTAFLEYE; from the coding sequence TTGATGAAGGACAAAAATGATGGGGTAGTGTATATTGGAAAAAGTAAAAACCTAAAAGCTAGAGTAAAAAGCTATTTTACTAAAGGTGAAAAGTCAGAGAAAATAATTAGAATGGTGCATAATCTAAAGGATGTAGACTGGATAATTACGGATACTCATATGGAAGCTCAGATACTTGAATGTGCTTTGATTAAAAAGCTAAAGCCGATATATAACGTTCAGTTTAAAAATCACCAGAACTATTTCTACTTAAATGTAGGAACTGACAGTAGAAAAAAGCCATTGCTAATATACTCTGAAAAACAACCCTTTGACAGCTATGGACCATATAGAGGTCGCTCATTTGTAAATCAACTATTAAAACAGCTTGAAAACATTTATCCTATAACAAAGGCTAGTGATAGCTATATATTTGGTTACAGTGTATTTCCTATAAAAATGAATGATACGGAATTTCTAGAAAATAGAGTATCTTTAATTGAAATTTTAGGAAATGAAAAAGCTAATTCAAATTTTATCTCTGTAGCTAGGCAAAAAATGATAGAGGCAAGTAAAAATCATCGTTTTGAAACAGCAAAAGAATTTAGGGATATAATAAGTGGCTTAGAATATATATATAATAATAATCTAAAGTCTAATTATAGAGCTATGAAAAAAGCTGTAGTAGTAGGAGAAGAAATAGATAGAGGAATAAAATTATTCTACATTGTGTCAGGTCTTATTATTCTAAAAAGAACTTATGAGGATTTGACTGATGAAGATATAATAAAATTTAAAGCTGAGGGCAAAGCTTTAGCTAAAATAAGAGCAAGCTTTACAGATGAAAAAAGAAGTTTGGATTTCAGAAAAATAGTAAGCCTAGAGCTTCAAGACCTAGCTTCAAAAGGAACAGCTTTTTTAGAATATGAATAA
- a CDS encoding type II toxin-antitoxin system Phd/YefM family antitoxin — translation MINTNVTNFRKNLFNILEQTIKYNEPVNISTKDGNAVIISEEDYNGLMETLYLCSIPNMREKIMSSINTSVDECVAEDEVDW, via the coding sequence GTGATTAATACGAATGTCACTAATTTTAGAAAAAATTTATTCAATATCCTAGAACAGACCATAAAATATAATGAACCAGTAAATATAAGTACAAAAGATGGAAATGCAGTTATAATAAGTGAAGAAGACTATAATGGTTTGATGGAGACTTTGTATCTTTGTTCAATTCCAAATATGAGAGAAAAAATCATGAGCAGTATAAATACCTCTGTAGATGAATGTGTAGCAGAAGACGAGGTCGATTGGTAA
- a CDS encoding Txe/YoeB family addiction module toxin yields the protein MYKIVYDKMALKDIPKLKSTNLDKKTKSLIDILRLNPYQSPPPYEKLVGDLEGAYSRRINIQHRLVYQILEDIKTIKIISMWSHYEF from the coding sequence ATGTATAAAATTGTTTATGACAAAATGGCACTAAAGGATATTCCAAAGTTAAAATCAACCAATCTTGACAAAAAAACTAAATCATTAATTGATATATTAAGACTTAATCCTTATCAATCTCCACCACCATATGAAAAATTAGTTGGTGACCTTGAGGGAGCATACTCGAGAAGAATTAATATACAGCATAGACTTGTGTACCAAATTTTAGAGGATATAAAAACAATTAAAATAATCAGCATGTGGTCTCATTATGAATTCTAA
- a CDS encoding SIMPL domain-containing protein — protein MEQKNSAWIIVSIILGISLFASAFVLTQGIKSIRSSGNEISLKGSAKEEIKSDYAVWSGSFSSNNVELQTAYQDLESTAQQVKDFLISKGFSEKDLIFSSVSTMPINAILQNGMYSNSIESYRLSQTVEIRSDDVDKIAEISRISTELINQGITFESYPPQYFYTKLADKKIHMIEMATLDAKARADAMLKSSGKSAGQLKSASVGVFQITPPYSNEISDYGINDTSSIDKEITAVITCTFEIK, from the coding sequence ATGGAGCAAAAAAATTCTGCATGGATTATCGTATCAATTATTTTAGGAATATCCTTATTTGCATCAGCTTTTGTGTTAACACAAGGAATAAAGAGCATCAGATCATCTGGAAATGAAATTTCACTTAAAGGCTCCGCAAAGGAAGAGATTAAATCAGATTATGCTGTTTGGTCTGGATCATTTAGTTCAAACAATGTAGAATTACAAACTGCGTATCAGGATTTGGAATCTACAGCCCAGCAAGTTAAGGATTTTCTTATTTCAAAAGGATTTTCTGAAAAAGACTTAATATTTTCAAGCGTAAGTACCATGCCAATAAATGCTATCTTGCAAAATGGTATGTATTCAAACTCAATAGAAAGCTACAGATTATCCCAAACTGTGGAAATCCGCTCTGATGATGTGGATAAAATTGCAGAAATATCTAGAATTTCTACTGAACTGATAAATCAAGGAATAACCTTTGAATCCTATCCACCACAGTATTTCTATACCAAGCTAGCCGATAAAAAAATTCACATGATAGAGATGGCTACTCTAGATGCAAAAGCTAGAGCAGACGCTATGCTAAAATCATCAGGAAAATCAGCAGGGCAGCTTAAGAGTGCCTCTGTTGGAGTATTTCAGATAACTCCACCGTATTCAAATGAAATCTCTGATTATGGCATTAATGATACTTCATCTATAGACAAAGAGATTACTGCTGTAATTACTTGTACCTTTGAAATCAAGTAA
- a CDS encoding HD-GYP domain-containing protein codes for MRKIENIIKLSVGLVCIASIVAIVSNFILVPQIKTYYESNRSLVDEISVLQAETRLPIAVIENIKTQVEKDESVKMNDALKNAYAKNKLIIQVNIKKFNKLYGELGDNLTKIDKQTLGRHSNNLAPMKSTVDELSSKVSDINSTVSVAYIVDTDVEKLAKLFIEQDKSIKNLIEYQKNIENLMVKDITLIINAVIITLIGILFLLGVVILRFIQYDFSYMMKSLKVISSRKNLEDSLPKIKPYFDEEVQMVDYVETITAEKNFSDEISTLLTKYYIVDDVVDALFYKLSERLEIDRIGVAFVDYEGGKIIAEHGVIKSGEIKLGPGFEVSIESTRLKKIIDSGEPMIIDDLEAEHEDRPYSPSLELIRREGMLSNMIIPLMVSGSVFGMVFFSSRKKAFFNSETLRIGKGIINEIETLMNRAYFTKVVFSKMTSSFAELVEGKDTSTGEHIQRMVKYSVILAKGLKAQNIPGYDISEKYILEIERNAASHDIGKVSIPDAILKKPGALTPEEWQEMRTHAAVGADIFREIRESLKMFDKDFFKVAEEIARYHHEKWDGSGYPEGLKGDEIPLSARIVAIADVFDALTSKRVYKDAHGFNDAVETIKKGAGKHFDPNLVEVFLNELGAIRRIYEL; via the coding sequence ATGAGAAAAATAGAAAACATCATAAAATTAAGTGTAGGATTAGTATGCATAGCTTCTATTGTAGCTATTGTGTCTAATTTTATTTTAGTGCCACAAATAAAAACCTACTATGAATCAAATAGATCCTTAGTAGATGAAATAAGCGTTCTTCAGGCAGAAACTAGGCTTCCTATAGCAGTAATAGAAAATATAAAGACTCAAGTAGAAAAAGATGAATCTGTAAAAATGAATGATGCTCTGAAAAATGCATATGCAAAAAATAAGCTCATAATACAAGTAAATATAAAAAAGTTTAATAAGCTTTATGGGGAGCTAGGGGATAATCTTACTAAAATAGACAAGCAGACACTAGGAAGACATAGCAATAATTTGGCACCTATGAAAAGCACTGTAGATGAATTATCAAGTAAGGTAAGCGATATAAATTCTACTGTATCTGTGGCTTATATAGTTGATACTGATGTCGAAAAACTAGCTAAGCTTTTTATAGAGCAAGATAAATCTATAAAAAATCTAATAGAATATCAAAAGAATATTGAGAATTTAATGGTTAAAGATATTACTTTAATTATAAATGCAGTAATAATTACCCTGATAGGCATACTGTTTTTATTAGGCGTAGTAATACTTCGTTTTATTCAATACGATTTTTCTTACATGATGAAAAGCCTAAAGGTAATATCAAGCCGTAAAAATTTAGAAGACTCACTTCCTAAAATAAAGCCATATTTTGATGAAGAAGTTCAAATGGTGGATTATGTAGAAACAATAACTGCAGAAAAAAACTTCTCAGATGAAATAAGCACCTTACTAACAAAGTACTATATAGTAGACGATGTAGTAGATGCTTTATTTTATAAATTAAGCGAAAGACTTGAAATTGATAGAATAGGGGTTGCCTTTGTAGACTATGAAGGCGGAAAAATCATAGCCGAGCATGGAGTGATTAAGTCTGGTGAAATTAAGCTAGGACCAGGATTCGAAGTATCTATTGAATCTACAAGATTAAAGAAAATCATAGATTCTGGTGAGCCTATGATAATAGATGATTTGGAAGCCGAACATGAAGATAGACCATATAGTCCATCACTAGAACTCATCAGAAGAGAAGGTATGCTCTCGAATATGATAATCCCACTTATGGTGAGTGGCTCAGTTTTTGGAATGGTGTTCTTTAGCTCTAGAAAAAAGGCATTCTTTAACAGTGAAACCTTGAGAATAGGAAAAGGCATAATCAATGAAATTGAAACCTTGATGAATAGAGCATACTTTACAAAAGTAGTATTTTCTAAAATGACATCGAGCTTTGCAGAGCTAGTAGAAGGTAAAGATACATCCACAGGTGAACACATACAAAGGATGGTTAAATACTCAGTTATCTTGGCAAAAGGATTAAAAGCTCAAAATATACCAGGATATGATATTTCAGAGAAATATATTTTGGAAATCGAGCGTAATGCAGCTTCTCATGATATAGGAAAAGTATCTATTCCAGATGCAATACTTAAAAAACCAGGAGCGCTCACTCCAGAGGAATGGCAGGAGATGAGAACTCATGCAGCTGTAGGAGCTGATATTTTTAGAGAAATAAGAGAAAGCTTGAAAATGTTTGATAAAGACTTTTTCAAAGTTGCTGAAGAAATTGCTAGATATCATCATGAAAAATGGGACGGCTCAGGATATCCAGAAGGGCTAAAAGGCGATGAAATACCTCTTTCAGCTAGAATAGTAGCAATAGCAGATGTATTTGATGCGCTCACATCAAAAAGAGTTTATAAAGACGCCCATGGATTCAATGATGCAGTGGAGACTATTAAAAAAGGTGCAGGAAAACACTTTGATCCAAACTTAGTAGAGGTTTTTCTAAATGAATTAGGAGCTATAAGAAGAATATATGAACTCTAA
- a CDS encoding DUF4349 domain-containing protein produces the protein MKNFKFSYLLVLFLVFNLIFAGCSSNKNESATEEVQNSAPDMATDSGSVAPQPEMEGIDYISDPKSIEPDKIITTVSIYMQTKDFMPTVEKLNSLIEKHKGYIETSNISYNNYVYSSALKRSEYTIRIPRENLSNFKKELTEIGNIISENTSKMDITKQYRDTQSRLKVLETKEARILALLEKAEKMEDIIALENQLSTIIYDKENLTASIMNMDDSVNYSTVNFQLEEVAKFSSGDNIKTPFGTRVMNALKESAYYAGRFFEDAIIALIYFFPYGIVISIIGYLVLKVIKKRKGKSIRKDINKDQTPH, from the coding sequence ATGAAGAATTTTAAGTTTTCATATTTACTAGTTTTATTTCTAGTTTTTAATCTTATTTTTGCTGGATGCTCATCAAACAAAAATGAATCTGCAACTGAAGAGGTTCAAAACTCAGCTCCTGATATGGCTACTGATTCAGGCAGTGTAGCTCCTCAGCCCGAGATGGAAGGTATCGATTATATCAGCGACCCTAAAAGTATAGAGCCCGACAAAATCATTACTACTGTATCTATTTATATGCAGACAAAAGATTTTATGCCTACTGTAGAAAAGCTAAATTCATTAATTGAAAAACACAAGGGCTATATAGAGACCTCTAATATATCCTATAACAACTATGTCTACAGCAGCGCCTTAAAACGCTCTGAATACACCATAAGAATTCCTAGAGAGAATCTATCGAATTTTAAAAAGGAACTAACTGAAATTGGAAACATTATTTCTGAAAACACTTCGAAAATGGATATAACCAAGCAGTATAGAGATACTCAGTCTAGACTTAAGGTACTAGAAACAAAGGAAGCTAGAATTCTTGCACTGCTGGAAAAAGCTGAGAAGATGGAAGATATTATAGCGCTTGAAAATCAGCTTAGCACTATAATTTATGATAAAGAAAATCTAACTGCAAGTATTATGAATATGGATGACAGCGTAAATTACAGCACAGTTAATTTTCAGCTAGAAGAAGTTGCAAAGTTTAGCTCTGGAGATAATATCAAAACTCCATTTGGCACTAGAGTTATGAATGCACTTAAAGAATCAGCTTATTACGCTGGAAGGTTTTTTGAAGATGCTATCATAGCACTTATATATTTCTTTCCATATGGAATCGTGATTTCCATCATAGGATATCTTGTACTAAAAGTTATTAAAAAAAGAAAAGGTAAGTCAATTAGAAAAGATATAAATAAAGACCAAACTCCACATTAG
- a CDS encoding CC/Se motif family (seleno)protein: MKIDITEKAKAYMNQKSISTITFEKRVCSRGUAGPMVEAIVSPTPPQAGEDFNQYDVEGIKVYIDKGFEFTKEHAEVDLRGFLFLKEIILTNIKIV, from the coding sequence ATGAAAATTGATATAACAGAAAAAGCTAAAGCATATATGAATCAAAAATCAATAAGCACAATAACCTTCGAAAAAAGAGTCTGTTCCCGTGGCTGAGCAGGGCCAATGGTAGAGGCTATAGTATCGCCTACACCTCCCCAGGCTGGAGAGGACTTTAATCAGTATGATGTAGAAGGAATCAAAGTATATATAGACAAGGGTTTTGAATTTACAAAAGAGCATGCAGAAGTAGATTTAAGAGGATTCTTATTTCTAAAAGAAATAATCCTTACAAATATTAAAATAGTTTAG
- a CDS encoding SPL family radical SAM protein, whose product MHFTKVKGILSPKNGMNLYRGCTHGCIYCDSRSTCYQMNHKFEDIEIKENAIELLEDALKRKRKKCMIGMGSMTDPYIPEEIKLKHTRKALEVVSRYRFGITLITKSNIVLRDLDLLKEINEKTKCVVQMTLTTYDEELCKEIEPNVSTTKERFEALLTLRDAGIPTVVWLTPLLPYINDTEENLLGILNYCKEAKVYGILCFGIGVTLRDGSREYFYAQLDKKFPNLKEQYIKEYGNSYIINSKNNTKLMKIFHEFCEENKIEHKPDNIFVYLNEFEDKTEFEQLSFLD is encoded by the coding sequence ATGCATTTTACAAAAGTAAAAGGAATCCTTTCACCAAAAAATGGAATGAACCTATATAGAGGATGCACACATGGCTGCATATACTGTGATTCAAGAAGCACCTGCTACCAGATGAACCATAAATTCGAAGATATAGAAATAAAAGAAAACGCAATAGAACTATTAGAAGATGCCTTAAAAAGAAAGCGAAAAAAATGTATGATTGGTATGGGCTCAATGACAGATCCCTATATTCCTGAAGAAATCAAGCTAAAACATACAAGAAAGGCTTTGGAAGTAGTAAGCAGATATAGATTTGGAATTACCCTTATAACTAAGTCAAATATAGTACTTAGAGATTTGGATTTACTAAAAGAAATAAATGAAAAAACTAAATGCGTAGTTCAAATGACACTCACGACCTACGATGAAGAACTATGCAAAGAAATAGAACCAAACGTATCAACTACAAAAGAACGATTCGAAGCCCTATTAACATTAAGAGATGCAGGAATTCCTACAGTAGTATGGCTTACACCACTGCTACCTTATATAAATGATACAGAAGAAAACCTATTAGGAATACTGAATTATTGCAAAGAAGCGAAAGTATATGGAATTCTTTGCTTTGGGATAGGAGTGACTCTGCGTGATGGAAGTAGAGAATACTTCTACGCTCAGCTAGACAAGAAATTTCCAAACCTCAAAGAGCAGTATATTAAAGAATATGGGAATAGCTATATAATAAATAGCAAAAATAACACAAAACTCATGAAAATATTCCATGAATTTTGCGAGGAAAATAAAATTGAGCATAAGCCAGATAATATATTTGTCTATCTCAATGAGTTCGAGGACAAAACAGAATTTGAGCAGCTGAGCTTCTTAGATTAG
- a CDS encoding DUF262 domain-containing protein: MKATETKVEDFLSANKTQFVIPVYQRNYDWSTSECKQLLDDILEVGSNKDMNTHFIGSIVYIHDDVYTSSKVKELTIIDGQQRLTTLTLIYLTIFNLAKMLNDEELANEMNETYLINKYASEDEKLKLKPTENNDKAIQFLMRDIENEDFKEFSKIIDNYNYFKGRILEENYEYVLEGLSKLMFVEISLDREKDDPQRIFESLNSTGLELSQADLIRNYILMGLSRADQAKIYNKYWEIIEKYAKDESTNVSKVSEYIRDYLTLENKKIPNKNKVYNEFKLKYPTNTMEDLEAVLIKIRNWVYHYNKLLNPQNEQDKDIRIQLEYINRLEINVAFPFLLKVYDDYVTKIIDKATFIDILEFIQSYTWRRFIVGLPTNALNKIFMGLYDKVNQSNYLESVQLTLVSKSGIQRFPKDLEVVEALKVKDVYGIKSKNRVYLLERLENHNNKERVQIENNTDITIEHIFPQNPDVKWKQELANDEFVYIKENLTNTISNLTLSGNNGKLGNKIFKEKRDMKDAGYKESRLWLNKDLANYDKWGKTEIEKRFERLSKRFLEIWKFPEIKNYVEDTNGEINIFDAEEPKHKKLEYAIFFNQKLNITQVSKLYFEVIRQLFDLQPETFFTTDLAERISLTKKPGEKGIRRPIALNEIYFMEGNIDNIGKFERIKHALTLYGFEDELIIKYLEENK, encoded by the coding sequence ATGAAAGCTACTGAAACTAAAGTTGAAGATTTTTTATCTGCAAATAAAACTCAGTTTGTAATTCCTGTTTATCAAAGAAATTATGATTGGTCAACTTCTGAGTGTAAGCAGCTGTTAGATGATATTTTAGAAGTTGGTTCAAATAAAGATATGAATACTCATTTTATTGGAAGCATAGTATATATACATGATGATGTTTATACTTCTTCTAAAGTCAAAGAGCTTACTATAATTGATGGCCAACAAAGGCTCACAACATTAACTTTGATTTATCTTACTATTTTTAATTTAGCTAAGATGCTAAATGACGAAGAGTTAGCAAATGAAATGAATGAAACCTATTTAATTAATAAGTATGCATCAGAAGACGAAAAATTGAAATTAAAACCAACAGAAAATAACGATAAGGCTATCCAGTTTTTGATGAGAGATATTGAGAATGAAGATTTTAAAGAGTTTTCAAAGATTATAGATAATTATAATTACTTTAAAGGTAGAATTCTAGAAGAAAACTATGAATATGTTTTGGAAGGTCTTTCAAAATTGATGTTTGTTGAGATATCTCTTGATAGAGAAAAAGATGACCCTCAAAGAATATTTGAAAGTCTTAACTCCACTGGACTTGAATTATCTCAAGCTGATTTAATTAGAAACTATATTTTAATGGGACTTAGTAGAGCTGACCAAGCAAAAATATATAATAAGTATTGGGAAATAATAGAAAAGTATGCAAAAGACGAAAGTACAAATGTAAGCAAGGTATCAGAATATATAAGAGATTATCTGACACTTGAAAATAAAAAAATTCCAAATAAAAATAAGGTATATAACGAGTTTAAACTCAAATATCCTACAAATACTATGGAAGACTTAGAGGCTGTTTTAATAAAAATTAGAAATTGGGTATATCATTACAACAAGCTTCTAAATCCACAAAATGAACAAGACAAAGATATAAGAATTCAATTAGAGTACATTAATAGATTAGAGATTAATGTTGCTTTCCCATTTTTATTAAAAGTATATGATGATTATGTCACTAAAATAATTGATAAAGCCACTTTTATAGATATTTTAGAATTTATTCAATCATACACATGGAGGAGATTTATAGTTGGATTACCAACAAATGCTTTAAATAAAATTTTTATGGGTTTGTATGATAAAGTTAATCAATCTAATTATTTAGAGTCTGTTCAGTTGACATTAGTATCAAAGTCAGGCATTCAAAGATTTCCTAAAGATTTAGAAGTAGTAGAAGCTTTAAAAGTAAAAGATGTTTATGGAATTAAATCTAAAAACAGAGTATATCTACTTGAACGTTTAGAAAATCATAATAACAAAGAACGTGTACAAATAGAAAATAATACTGATATAACTATAGAACATATATTTCCTCAAAATCCAGATGTGAAGTGGAAGCAAGAATTAGCAAATGATGAATTTGTATATATCAAAGAAAATCTAACTAATACAATTTCTAACTTAACTCTTTCAGGCAATAATGGAAAATTAGGTAATAAAATATTTAAAGAAAAAAGAGATATGAAAGATGCAGGATATAAAGAAAGTAGACTTTGGCTGAACAAAGACTTGGCTAATTATGATAAGTGGGGAAAAACTGAAATCGAAAAGAGATTTGAAAGACTTTCTAAAAGATTTTTGGAGATTTGGAAATTTCCAGAAATCAAAAATTATGTTGAAGATACAAATGGAGAAATTAATATTTTTGACGCTGAAGAACCAAAACATAAAAAATTAGAATATGCTATATTTTTCAATCAAAAACTAAATATAACTCAAGTTTCAAAACTATATTTTGAAGTTATAAGACAGCTTTTTGATTTGCAACCTGAAACATTTTTTACAACGGATTTAGCTGAAAGAATTAGTTTAACAAAGAAGCCAGGGGAAAAAGGTATAAGACGTCCAATTGCTCTAAATGAAATTTATTTTATGGAAGGGAATATTGATAATATAGGAAAATTTGAGAGAATAAAACATGCTTTGACTCTTTATGGATTTGAAGATGAGCTTATAATTAAATATTTAGAAGAAAATAAATAG
- a CDS encoding DUF6339 family protein produces MEIRFLKSSYIKGEQVYNDFLNNTIGSLEEHYDDKIANINSAPDFPIYINVSENLRAPLFVEAINIISNHYLDMDREYSLDGQFWHSLLLLKKRDYILEKYPAVKESESNFKNVVVKKFDWENYIYKCVLAAQYVNDNVDDPDKREFYYNLIANNLDVYNYIIKYEIFRNDKFLLNVLDIIYDNDLSEILKAKIKDRPDLGKDERVGRRVIFELNKSYPVVLAPTLDKEELEVLFLENLKKYTPDI; encoded by the coding sequence ATGGAAATTAGATTTTTGAAAAGCAGTTATATAAAAGGGGAACAAGTTTATAATGATTTTTTAAATAATACTATTGGAAGTTTAGAAGAACATTATGATGATAAAATTGCAAATATAAATTCAGCACCAGATTTTCCAATTTATATTAATGTTTCAGAAAATTTAAGAGCCCCACTTTTTGTGGAGGCTATTAATATAATTTCAAATCATTATTTAGATATGGATAGAGAATATTCTCTAGATGGACAGTTTTGGCATTCACTTTTATTACTGAAAAAAAGAGATTATATTTTAGAAAAATATCCTGCAGTAAAAGAAAGTGAATCTAATTTTAAAAATGTGGTTGTAAAAAAGTTTGATTGGGAAAATTATATATATAAATGTGTGCTAGCAGCTCAATATGTGAATGACAATGTAGACGATCCAGATAAAAGAGAATTTTATTATAACTTAATAGCAAATAACCTAGATGTCTACAACTATATTATAAAGTATGAGATATTTAGAAACGATAAGTTTTTATTGAATGTTTTAGATATAATCTACGATAATGATTTATCTGAAATTTTAAAAGCTAAAATAAAAGATAGACCAGATTTGGGAAAAGATGAGCGTGTAGGAAGAAGAGTTATTTTTGAACTAAACAAAAGCTATCCTGTGGTATTAGCACCTACACTTGATAAAGAAGAGCTAGAAGTTTTATTTTTGGAAAATCTAAAAAAATATACTCCAGATATTTAA